Proteins from a single region of Aquirhabdus parva:
- a CDS encoding CTP synthase, which produces MTKYIFVTGGVVSSLGKGISAASVAALLEARGLKVTMTKMDPYINVDPGTMSPFQHGEVFVTEDGAETDLDLGYYERFLRRSRMTKKNNFTSGRIYSEVIQKERRGDYLGATVQVIPHITDEIKHRIHAGAEGYDVAIVEIGGTAGDIESLPFMEAVRQMRVELGSRNSLLMHLTLVPYIASAGETKTKPTQHSVKELRSIGLQPDILICRSDHPIGEENRRKIALFTNVEERAVILAEDSPSIYLIPKNFHDQKLDDLICERFGWDKPPADLSDWNTVTDALLNVQGEVRIAMVGKYVELPDAYKSLNEALLHAGITHRIKVNIDYIDAESLEAGQPNADLARLKEVDAILVPGGFGERGTQGKMNAIQFARENKIPYLGICLGMQLAVIEYARNVAGLTEATSTEFNRSTTQPLIGLITEWMDERGDLQTRHDASDLGGTMRLGAQKALLEAGSKSLAIYGKTEIVERHRHRYEVNNRYIPQLEAAGMTVSGYSADQHLVEMVEVADHPWFVACQFHPEFTSSPRGGHPLFASFVEAAIQYSAIRLA; this is translated from the coding sequence ATGACGAAGTATATTTTTGTGACTGGTGGCGTTGTATCATCGCTCGGTAAGGGCATCTCTGCCGCATCAGTTGCCGCGCTGTTAGAAGCACGCGGTTTGAAAGTGACCATGACCAAGATGGATCCGTATATTAACGTTGATCCAGGAACGATGAGTCCTTTTCAGCATGGTGAAGTCTTTGTGACTGAAGATGGTGCTGAGACTGACCTTGATTTAGGGTATTACGAGCGCTTCCTTCGCCGCTCGCGGATGACTAAAAAGAATAATTTCACATCGGGTCGAATTTATTCAGAAGTTATTCAGAAAGAGCGCCGTGGTGATTATCTTGGCGCCACTGTGCAGGTTATTCCGCATATCACGGATGAAATTAAGCATCGTATCCATGCCGGTGCTGAGGGCTATGATGTTGCTATCGTTGAAATCGGTGGTACGGCAGGTGATATCGAGTCTCTTCCTTTTATGGAAGCGGTTCGTCAAATGCGTGTCGAGCTAGGCAGTCGTAATTCACTACTGATGCATTTAACACTGGTGCCTTATATCGCCTCTGCAGGTGAGACTAAAACCAAACCCACACAGCATTCTGTTAAAGAGTTACGCTCCATCGGTTTACAACCTGATATCCTCATTTGTCGCTCAGATCATCCCATCGGTGAAGAAAACCGCCGTAAAATTGCGCTGTTTACCAACGTTGAAGAGCGGGCAGTGATCTTGGCTGAAGACTCACCAAGTATTTATCTGATTCCAAAAAATTTCCATGATCAAAAACTCGATGATTTAATTTGTGAGCGTTTTGGTTGGGATAAGCCTCCTGCAGACTTGTCGGATTGGAATACCGTGACGGATGCCTTGTTGAATGTCCAAGGTGAAGTGCGCATTGCCATGGTGGGTAAATATGTTGAACTGCCCGATGCCTACAAATCACTGAATGAAGCGTTGTTGCATGCAGGGATCACCCATCGTATCAAGGTTAATATTGACTATATTGATGCTGAAAGTTTAGAAGCGGGTCAACCGAATGCTGATTTAGCGCGCTTAAAAGAAGTCGATGCGATTTTGGTGCCGGGTGGTTTTGGAGAGCGCGGTACACAAGGTAAGATGAATGCCATTCAGTTTGCTCGTGAAAACAAGATTCCTTATCTGGGAATTTGTTTAGGGATGCAGCTTGCTGTGATTGAATATGCGCGGAATGTTGCAGGTCTGACTGAAGCGACCTCTACTGAGTTTAATCGCAGTACCACTCAGCCCTTGATCGGTTTGATTACTGAGTGGATGGATGAGCGCGGTGATTTGCAAACGCGCCATGATGCCTCAGATTTAGGTGGAACCATGCGCTTGGGTGCTCAAAAAGCACTATTAGAGGCAGGTAGTAAATCATTGGCGATCTATGGCAAAACTGAAATTGTTGAACGTCATCGCCATCGCTATGAAGTGAACAATCGCTATATTCCGCAATTAGAAGCTGCGGGTATGACGGTATCTGGCTATTCTGCAGATCAACATCTGGTTGAGATGGTTGAAGTTGCTGATCATCCTTGGTTTGTGGCGTGTCAGTTCCATCCAGAATTTACCAGCTCACCTCGCGGCGGTCATCCGTTGTTTGCAAGTTTTGTTGAGGCGGCAATTCAGTATTCGGCTATTCGTTTGGCTTAA
- a CDS encoding porin, producing the protein MKKLLLATLVAAASIGAAQADGPSVYGKINVSVDNTKSDLNQNRVTTVDSNASRFGIKGNEKLTDNLSAVYGIEWGVAIDNNSNNSKPSINNNTDTSATGTTYDLAARNRFIGLQYEGLGTLKFGRLDTNVKTLQYVNPAQGVDVADDFVNGSFDSTQTLAGENRINNVIALESAKFDTGYGVFSANFLVSPSEKTVAKNAVGNTGSTATSTSIIYANKDAGLYTGVAYDVNVASVWNAANTFAFATKAPITSVNNPFASASNNTDLFRWVGSVDLGKLAGADGLTLNGLYQQAKLSDKNAAGFAGSSPKENGYLVSAIYKFPASILDGLSAKAQWESATTKSLGNNISDVKIDQVTVDLDYAFSAKTKVYGFWAQRTLKNPNNVGTIAVPLPNAGQDSNYKYSGFGLGLEQKF; encoded by the coding sequence ATGAAAAAGCTACTTCTTGCTACTTTGGTTGCTGCCGCATCAATCGGCGCTGCACAAGCGGATGGTCCTTCAGTTTACGGTAAAATCAACGTTTCTGTTGATAACACCAAAAGTGATCTGAATCAAAACCGTGTAACCACAGTTGATTCTAACGCTTCACGTTTCGGCATCAAGGGTAACGAAAAACTCACTGATAACCTAAGCGCAGTTTATGGTATCGAGTGGGGTGTCGCGATTGATAACAACAGCAACAACTCAAAACCATCAATCAACAACAACACCGATACTTCTGCAACTGGTACTACCTATGACCTCGCTGCTCGTAACCGCTTCATCGGTTTGCAATATGAAGGTTTGGGTACTTTGAAGTTTGGTCGTTTGGATACCAACGTAAAAACACTTCAGTACGTTAACCCAGCTCAAGGTGTTGACGTTGCGGATGACTTCGTAAATGGTAGCTTTGATAGCACGCAAACACTTGCTGGCGAAAACCGTATCAACAACGTCATCGCTTTGGAATCAGCGAAGTTTGATACAGGCTACGGCGTATTCTCTGCAAACTTCTTGGTTTCCCCAAGTGAAAAAACAGTCGCTAAAAACGCAGTAGGCAATACTGGTTCAACAGCAACTTCTACCTCTATCATTTATGCGAATAAAGATGCTGGTTTATACACTGGTGTTGCATATGACGTTAACGTAGCCAGCGTCTGGAATGCTGCAAATACTTTTGCATTCGCAACCAAAGCGCCGATCACTTCTGTGAACAATCCTTTTGCTTCAGCTTCAAACAACACTGATCTATTCCGTTGGGTAGGTAGCGTTGATTTGGGTAAATTGGCAGGTGCTGATGGCTTAACTCTGAACGGTTTGTATCAACAAGCTAAACTTTCAGACAAAAATGCTGCAGGCTTTGCAGGTTCTTCTCCAAAAGAAAACGGTTACTTGGTTAGTGCAATCTACAAGTTCCCAGCATCAATTTTGGACGGTCTGTCAGCAAAAGCACAATGGGAAAGCGCAACAACCAAATCTTTGGGCAACAATATTTCTGATGTAAAAATCGATCAAGTGACTGTTGATTTGGATTATGCATTCAGTGCAAAAACCAAAGTATACGGTTTCTGGGCTCAACGTACTCTGAAAAACCCAAACAACGTAGGTACTATCGCAGTTCCACTACCTAACGCTGGTCAAGACTCTAACTACAAATACTCAGGCTTTGGCTTGGGTCTGGAACAAAAGTTCTAA
- the kdsA gene encoding 3-deoxy-8-phosphooctulonate synthase encodes MSMELKAQSLITLDQIRIGNDQPFVLFGGMNVLESKDLAFEIAETYIDITTRLGIPYVFKASFDKANRSSLHSYRGPGLEKGLEWLAELKTKYNVPILTDVHEPYQAAPVAEIADIIQLPAFLSRQTDLVDAMAKTDAIINIKKAQFLAPHEMRHIMNKCLEAGNDKLILCERGSSFGYNNLVVDMLGFDTMKAMNVPVFFDVTHALQTPGGRADSAGGRRAQITTLARAGMATGLAGLFLEAHPNPDVAKCDGPCALRMSQLEAFLTQIKQLDDLVKGFAVLDTH; translated from the coding sequence ATGAGTATGGAATTAAAAGCACAATCTCTCATTACACTTGATCAAATTCGGATTGGCAATGATCAGCCTTTCGTCTTATTTGGCGGAATGAATGTTTTAGAATCAAAAGATCTGGCTTTTGAAATAGCAGAAACCTATATCGATATTACGACTCGTTTGGGTATTCCTTATGTGTTTAAGGCGAGCTTTGATAAGGCGAATCGTTCCAGCCTACATTCATACCGCGGTCCGGGTTTAGAAAAGGGTTTGGAGTGGCTGGCAGAACTTAAAACCAAATATAATGTGCCGATCCTGACTGATGTGCATGAACCCTATCAAGCGGCACCTGTCGCTGAGATCGCGGACATCATTCAGTTACCAGCGTTTCTGAGCCGTCAAACCGATTTGGTTGATGCGATGGCTAAAACCGATGCAATTATTAATATTAAAAAAGCACAGTTTCTTGCACCGCATGAAATGCGCCATATCATGAATAAGTGTTTAGAAGCCGGAAATGACAAACTCATTTTATGTGAGCGTGGCTCCAGCTTTGGTTATAACAATCTTGTCGTCGATATGCTGGGCTTTGATACGATGAAAGCCATGAATGTGCCAGTATTTTTTGATGTCACTCATGCACTACAAACCCCAGGTGGTCGTGCTGACTCTGCGGGAGGTCGACGTGCACAGATTACAACGCTTGCCCGTGCTGGGATGGCAACGGGTTTAGCAGGATTGTTTTTAGAGGCTCATCCTAACCCTGATGTGGCGAAGTGTGATGGGCCTTGTGCACTGCGGATGTCGCAATTAGAGGCATTTCTGACTCAAATTAAACAGCTTGATGATTTGGTCAAAGGTTTTGCAGTACTGGATACACATTGA